One Hevea brasiliensis isolate MT/VB/25A 57/8 chromosome 5, ASM3005281v1, whole genome shotgun sequence genomic region harbors:
- the LOC110670198 gene encoding probable serine/threonine-protein kinase WNK5 isoform X3, whose protein sequence is MNPCKFITIIRTGKGFREVLGKGAMKTVYKAFDEVLGMEVAWNQVKLNDVLRSPEELQRLYSEVHLLKNLSHDFIIKFYTSWIDIDRRNFNFITEMFASGTLREYRKKYQRVDIRAVKNWARQILHGLSYLHGNDPPVIHRDLKCDNIFVNGHLGQVKIGDLGLAAILRESQHAHSVIGTPEFMAPELYEEEYNELVDIYSFGMCVLEMLTSEYPYSECSNPAQIYKKVTSGKLPEGFYRIKDIEAQKFVGKCLETASKRLPARELLLDPFLASDESKLLPVPKIPFQTSSPDGTEEIIPSLLADPTKATEMTITGTLNLEDDTIFLKVQISDKDVLLNSGGTRNIYFPFDTMNDTAIDVALEMVKELEITDWGPMEIAEMIEEQITSLIPNWEEWDFSQVYHRQHSFNYDDEEEDRTHHPFHSISSRNSSQASLLALNPSYDKQQHHGSNHEWLQGEAFMNDDASSQSSFNCSTLNYCSGNEDDSDIRGGEPLCFTKAHKSTRFCPADSLCAKQLRQSNWHLDSWEGNSSNTQRKLSRIRSLVDVRSQLLHRSLLEEIHKRRLFRTVGAVENIGFQEPGFPDDDEKQRFKW, encoded by the exons ATGAATCCGTGCAAATTTATTACAATCATTCGCACTGGAAAAGGG TTCAGAGAAGTTCTTGGCAAAGGTGCCATGAAGACAGTGTATAAGGCTTTTGATGAGGTTCTTGGAATGGAGGTGGCATGGAATCAAGTGAAGCTTAATGATGTTTTACGTTCACCAGAGGAGTTACAGCGACTATACTCCGAGGTTCACCTCCTTAAGAACCTCAGTCATGACTTCATCATAAAATTCTACACATCTTGGATTGACATTGATCGAAGAAACTTCAACTTCATCACTGAAATGTTTGCCTCAGGCACCCTAAGAGA GTACAGAAAGAAGTACCAGCGAGTGGATATTCGAGCAGTCAAGAACTGGGCACGTCAAATTCTCCATGGACTTTCTTATCTTCACGGAAACGATCCTCCTGTGATACATAGAGATCTCAAGTGTGATAACATTTTCGTCAATGGCCATCTTGGGCAAGTCAAGATTGGTGATCTAGGCTTAGCAGCTATTCTTCGTGAGTCACAGCATGCTCACAGTGTCATAG GTACCCCTGAATTTATGGCACCAGAATTATACGAAGAGGAATATAATGAACTGGTAGACATTTATTCCTTCGGCATGTGTGTGTTAGAGATGCTCACTTCTGAGTATCCATATAGCGAGTGCTCCAATCCAGCCCAGATATACAAGAAAGTGACTTCT GGAAAGTTGCCAGAGGGATTCTACAGGATTAAAGATATCGAAGCCCAGAAATTTGTGGGGAAATGCTTAGAGACTGCTTCAAAGAGGTTGCCTGCTCGGGAGCTCTTGTTGGACCCATTTCTGGCATCTGATGAATCCAAACTGCTGCCAGTGCCAAAAATCCCATTTCAAACGTCTTCTCCTGATGGAACAGAGGAGATCATTCCATCTTTGTTGGCTGACCCTACCAAGGCCACAGAAATGACTATTACCGGAACCCTGAATCTTGAAGATGACACAATTTTCCTTAAAGTACAAATTTCTGACAAGGATG TTTTGCTAAACTCAGGTGGCACCAGGAACATATACTTTCCCTTTGATACCATGAACGACACTGCAATTGATGTCGCACTGGAAATGGTGAAAGAATTGGAGATCACTGACTGGGGACCAATGGAGATTGCTGAAATGATAGAGGAGCAGATAACATCCTTGATTCCAAACTGGGAAGAGTGGGACTTCTCCCAAGTCTACCACCGGCAGCACAGCTTTAACTATGATGATGAAGAAGAGGACAGAACCCACCATCCTTTCCACTCCATCTCCTCCCGTAATTCTTCTCAGGCTTCTCTTTTGGCTTTAAACCCTTCCTATGATAAGCAGCAGCATCACGGAAGCAACCATGAATGGCTTCAAG GAGAGGCATTTATGAATGATGATGCGAGTTCTCAAAGCTCGTTCAACTGCTCTACTTTAAATTACTGCTCAGGCAATGAAGATGACAGCGATATCAGAGGAGGAGAGCCTCTCTGCTTCACAAAGGCCCATAAATCTACAAGATTCTGTCCTGCAGACAGCTTGTGTGCGAAACAATTAAGACAAAGCAATTGGCATTTGGATTCTTGGGAAGGCAATAGCTCAAATACCCAGCGAAAGCTAAGCAGGATCCGATCACTTGTTGATGTTCGTAGCCAGTTATTGCACAGATCACTGCTGGAGGAGATACACAAAAGGAGATTATTCAGGACTGTTGGAGCTGTTGAGAATATTGGATTTCAAGAGCCCGgttttccagatgatgatgaaaaGCAAAGATTTAAATGGTGA
- the LOC110670198 gene encoding probable serine/threonine-protein kinase WNK5 isoform X2 has protein sequence MYKNRLSGSVGGTKPQLGYVETDPSGRYGRFREVLGKGAMKTVYKAFDEVLGMEVAWNQVKLNDVLRSPEELQRLYSEVHLLKNLSHDFIIKFYTSWIDIDRRNFNFITEMFASGTLREYRKKYQRVDIRAVKNWARQILHGLSYLHGNDPPVIHRDLKCDNIFVNGHLGQVKIGDLGLAAILRESQHAHSVIGTPEFMAPELYEEEYNELVDIYSFGMCVLEMLTSEYPYSECSNPAQIYKKVTSGKLPEGFYRIKDIEAQKFVGKCLETASKRLPARELLLDPFLASDESKLLPVPKIPFQTSSPDGTEEIIPSLLADPTKATEMTITGTLNLEDDTIFLKVQISDKDGGTRNIYFPFDTMNDTAIDVALEMVKELEITDWGPMEIAEMIEEQITSLIPNWEEWDFSQVYHRQHSFNYDDEEEDRTHHPFHSISSRNSSQASLLALNPSYDKQQHHGSNHEWLQGEAFMNDDASSQSSFNCSTLNYCSGNEDDSDIRGGEPLCFTKAHKSTRFCPADSLCAKQLRQSNWHLDSWEGNSSNTQRKLSRIRSLVDVRSQLLHRSLLEEIHKRRLFRTVGAVENIGFQEPGFPDDDEKQRFKW, from the exons ATGTACAAGAATCGATTAAGTGGTAGCGTTGGTGGAACAAAGCCACAGCTTGGATATGTTGAAACTGACCCTTCTGGTCGCTATGGACGA TTCAGAGAAGTTCTTGGCAAAGGTGCCATGAAGACAGTGTATAAGGCTTTTGATGAGGTTCTTGGAATGGAGGTGGCATGGAATCAAGTGAAGCTTAATGATGTTTTACGTTCACCAGAGGAGTTACAGCGACTATACTCCGAGGTTCACCTCCTTAAGAACCTCAGTCATGACTTCATCATAAAATTCTACACATCTTGGATTGACATTGATCGAAGAAACTTCAACTTCATCACTGAAATGTTTGCCTCAGGCACCCTAAGAGA GTACAGAAAGAAGTACCAGCGAGTGGATATTCGAGCAGTCAAGAACTGGGCACGTCAAATTCTCCATGGACTTTCTTATCTTCACGGAAACGATCCTCCTGTGATACATAGAGATCTCAAGTGTGATAACATTTTCGTCAATGGCCATCTTGGGCAAGTCAAGATTGGTGATCTAGGCTTAGCAGCTATTCTTCGTGAGTCACAGCATGCTCACAGTGTCATAG GTACCCCTGAATTTATGGCACCAGAATTATACGAAGAGGAATATAATGAACTGGTAGACATTTATTCCTTCGGCATGTGTGTGTTAGAGATGCTCACTTCTGAGTATCCATATAGCGAGTGCTCCAATCCAGCCCAGATATACAAGAAAGTGACTTCT GGAAAGTTGCCAGAGGGATTCTACAGGATTAAAGATATCGAAGCCCAGAAATTTGTGGGGAAATGCTTAGAGACTGCTTCAAAGAGGTTGCCTGCTCGGGAGCTCTTGTTGGACCCATTTCTGGCATCTGATGAATCCAAACTGCTGCCAGTGCCAAAAATCCCATTTCAAACGTCTTCTCCTGATGGAACAGAGGAGATCATTCCATCTTTGTTGGCTGACCCTACCAAGGCCACAGAAATGACTATTACCGGAACCCTGAATCTTGAAGATGACACAATTTTCCTTAAAGTACAAATTTCTGACAAGGATG GTGGCACCAGGAACATATACTTTCCCTTTGATACCATGAACGACACTGCAATTGATGTCGCACTGGAAATGGTGAAAGAATTGGAGATCACTGACTGGGGACCAATGGAGATTGCTGAAATGATAGAGGAGCAGATAACATCCTTGATTCCAAACTGGGAAGAGTGGGACTTCTCCCAAGTCTACCACCGGCAGCACAGCTTTAACTATGATGATGAAGAAGAGGACAGAACCCACCATCCTTTCCACTCCATCTCCTCCCGTAATTCTTCTCAGGCTTCTCTTTTGGCTTTAAACCCTTCCTATGATAAGCAGCAGCATCACGGAAGCAACCATGAATGGCTTCAAG GAGAGGCATTTATGAATGATGATGCGAGTTCTCAAAGCTCGTTCAACTGCTCTACTTTAAATTACTGCTCAGGCAATGAAGATGACAGCGATATCAGAGGAGGAGAGCCTCTCTGCTTCACAAAGGCCCATAAATCTACAAGATTCTGTCCTGCAGACAGCTTGTGTGCGAAACAATTAAGACAAAGCAATTGGCATTTGGATTCTTGGGAAGGCAATAGCTCAAATACCCAGCGAAAGCTAAGCAGGATCCGATCACTTGTTGATGTTCGTAGCCAGTTATTGCACAGATCACTGCTGGAGGAGATACACAAAAGGAGATTATTCAGGACTGTTGGAGCTGTTGAGAATATTGGATTTCAAGAGCCCGgttttccagatgatgatgaaaaGCAAAGATTTAAATGGTGA
- the LOC110670198 gene encoding probable serine/threonine-protein kinase WNK5 isoform X1, protein MYKNRLSGSVGGTKPQLGYVETDPSGRYGRFREVLGKGAMKTVYKAFDEVLGMEVAWNQVKLNDVLRSPEELQRLYSEVHLLKNLSHDFIIKFYTSWIDIDRRNFNFITEMFASGTLREYRKKYQRVDIRAVKNWARQILHGLSYLHGNDPPVIHRDLKCDNIFVNGHLGQVKIGDLGLAAILRESQHAHSVIGTPEFMAPELYEEEYNELVDIYSFGMCVLEMLTSEYPYSECSNPAQIYKKVTSGKLPEGFYRIKDIEAQKFVGKCLETASKRLPARELLLDPFLASDESKLLPVPKIPFQTSSPDGTEEIIPSLLADPTKATEMTITGTLNLEDDTIFLKVQISDKDVLLNSGGTRNIYFPFDTMNDTAIDVALEMVKELEITDWGPMEIAEMIEEQITSLIPNWEEWDFSQVYHRQHSFNYDDEEEDRTHHPFHSISSRNSSQASLLALNPSYDKQQHHGSNHEWLQGEAFMNDDASSQSSFNCSTLNYCSGNEDDSDIRGGEPLCFTKAHKSTRFCPADSLCAKQLRQSNWHLDSWEGNSSNTQRKLSRIRSLVDVRSQLLHRSLLEEIHKRRLFRTVGAVENIGFQEPGFPDDDEKQRFKW, encoded by the exons ATGTACAAGAATCGATTAAGTGGTAGCGTTGGTGGAACAAAGCCACAGCTTGGATATGTTGAAACTGACCCTTCTGGTCGCTATGGACGA TTCAGAGAAGTTCTTGGCAAAGGTGCCATGAAGACAGTGTATAAGGCTTTTGATGAGGTTCTTGGAATGGAGGTGGCATGGAATCAAGTGAAGCTTAATGATGTTTTACGTTCACCAGAGGAGTTACAGCGACTATACTCCGAGGTTCACCTCCTTAAGAACCTCAGTCATGACTTCATCATAAAATTCTACACATCTTGGATTGACATTGATCGAAGAAACTTCAACTTCATCACTGAAATGTTTGCCTCAGGCACCCTAAGAGA GTACAGAAAGAAGTACCAGCGAGTGGATATTCGAGCAGTCAAGAACTGGGCACGTCAAATTCTCCATGGACTTTCTTATCTTCACGGAAACGATCCTCCTGTGATACATAGAGATCTCAAGTGTGATAACATTTTCGTCAATGGCCATCTTGGGCAAGTCAAGATTGGTGATCTAGGCTTAGCAGCTATTCTTCGTGAGTCACAGCATGCTCACAGTGTCATAG GTACCCCTGAATTTATGGCACCAGAATTATACGAAGAGGAATATAATGAACTGGTAGACATTTATTCCTTCGGCATGTGTGTGTTAGAGATGCTCACTTCTGAGTATCCATATAGCGAGTGCTCCAATCCAGCCCAGATATACAAGAAAGTGACTTCT GGAAAGTTGCCAGAGGGATTCTACAGGATTAAAGATATCGAAGCCCAGAAATTTGTGGGGAAATGCTTAGAGACTGCTTCAAAGAGGTTGCCTGCTCGGGAGCTCTTGTTGGACCCATTTCTGGCATCTGATGAATCCAAACTGCTGCCAGTGCCAAAAATCCCATTTCAAACGTCTTCTCCTGATGGAACAGAGGAGATCATTCCATCTTTGTTGGCTGACCCTACCAAGGCCACAGAAATGACTATTACCGGAACCCTGAATCTTGAAGATGACACAATTTTCCTTAAAGTACAAATTTCTGACAAGGATG TTTTGCTAAACTCAGGTGGCACCAGGAACATATACTTTCCCTTTGATACCATGAACGACACTGCAATTGATGTCGCACTGGAAATGGTGAAAGAATTGGAGATCACTGACTGGGGACCAATGGAGATTGCTGAAATGATAGAGGAGCAGATAACATCCTTGATTCCAAACTGGGAAGAGTGGGACTTCTCCCAAGTCTACCACCGGCAGCACAGCTTTAACTATGATGATGAAGAAGAGGACAGAACCCACCATCCTTTCCACTCCATCTCCTCCCGTAATTCTTCTCAGGCTTCTCTTTTGGCTTTAAACCCTTCCTATGATAAGCAGCAGCATCACGGAAGCAACCATGAATGGCTTCAAG GAGAGGCATTTATGAATGATGATGCGAGTTCTCAAAGCTCGTTCAACTGCTCTACTTTAAATTACTGCTCAGGCAATGAAGATGACAGCGATATCAGAGGAGGAGAGCCTCTCTGCTTCACAAAGGCCCATAAATCTACAAGATTCTGTCCTGCAGACAGCTTGTGTGCGAAACAATTAAGACAAAGCAATTGGCATTTGGATTCTTGGGAAGGCAATAGCTCAAATACCCAGCGAAAGCTAAGCAGGATCCGATCACTTGTTGATGTTCGTAGCCAGTTATTGCACAGATCACTGCTGGAGGAGATACACAAAAGGAGATTATTCAGGACTGTTGGAGCTGTTGAGAATATTGGATTTCAAGAGCCCGgttttccagatgatgatgaaaaGCAAAGATTTAAATGGTGA